From the genome of Spinacia oleracea cultivar Varoflay chromosome 2, BTI_SOV_V1, whole genome shotgun sequence, one region includes:
- the LOC110779181 gene encoding uncharacterized protein → MSSWTNFLQSSNEYEKGVEDYLDKAFSTQAIGDQITCPCKVCYHRFWHRRETIFNHLIVNGIEPGTGGWHCYEKEMWHKRYEGVGDEPNDEAKKFYKLVEDGKQELYPGCKNFSKLSFLIRFYLLKCTHGLTNVATSDILDFIREVLPDASKVPNSFNEAKKLIKDMVLHYDKIDAYRKDCMLYWKEHEAATSCHVCHASRWKETETENQDDINNQPSKKVHNVPAKVLWHFPLKPRLQRLYMCSETAELLKWHDEERDKDELLRHPADGEAWKEFDLKYPNFAKEARNVRLGLASDGFNPFRTMSTQHSTWHVVLINYNLPPWLCMKPEFLMLSLLIPGPTSPGNDIDVYLQPLVQELKDLWEYGLDTYDAEKRQTFKMHAALQSTTSDFPGYAILSGWSTKGKFACPYCHYEIDHHHLNNSNKSCYCAHRRWLDENHPWRHDM, encoded by the exons ATGAGTAGTTGGACCAACTTCTTACAATCTAGTAATGAGTATGAGAAAGGTGTGGAGGATTATTTAGATAAAGCGTTTTCTACTCAAGCAATTGGTGATCAGATTACTTGCCCGTGTAAGGTGTGTTATCACCGCTTTTGGCATCGTAGAGAGACAATATTCAATCATTTGATTGTAAACGGGATCGAGCCTGGCACTGGAGGATGGCATTGTTATGAAAAGG AGATGTGGCATAAAAGGTATGAAGGGGTTGGAGATGAGCCAAATGATGAGGCTAAGAAGTTCTATAAGTTAGTTGAAGATGGAAAACAAGAGCTATATCCTGGCTGCAAAAATTTTTCAAAGCTATCATTTCTCATTCGTTTTTACCTTTTGAAGTGTACTCATGGGTTAACTAATGTAGCAACTTCAGATATTTTGGATTTTATCCGAGAAGTGTTACCAGATGCATCCAAAGTGCCTAACTCTTTTAATGAGgcaaaaaaattgataaaagaTATGGTTCTTCATTATGACAAGATTGATGCATATCGTAAAGATTGTATGCTGTATTGGAAGGAGCATGAAGCAGCGACGTCTTGCCATGTTTGTCATGCTTCAAGGTGGAAAGAAACAGAGACTGAAAACCAAGATGATATTAACAATCAGCCATCTAAGAAAGTGCATAATGTCCCTGCAAAAGTTCTTTGGCATTTTCCTCTTAAACCAAGGCTTCAAAGGTTGTACATGTGTTCAGAAACAGCAGAGCTATTGAAGTGGCATGATGAAGAAAGAGATAAAGATGAGTTATTGAGGCATCCGGCTGATGGTGAGGCGTGGAAAGAGTTTGATCTAAAGTACCCAAATTTTGCTAAAGAAGCACGTAATGTTCGTTTGGGGCTTGCAAGTGACGGATTTAATCCATTTCGAACTATGAGCACACAACATAGTACATGGCATGTTGTTCTAATTAATTACAACTTACCACCATGGTTGTGTATGAAGCCAGAATTCTTGATGTTGTCTCTCCTTATTCCCGGGCCCACCTCTCCTGGGAATGACATTGATGTCTACCTTCAACCATTGGTTCAAGAACTTAAAGATCTGTGGGAGTATGGGTTGGACACCTATGACGCGGAGAAGAGACAAACATTCAAGATGCATGCAGCTTTACAATCAACGACCAGTGACTTTCCAGGTTATGCTATTTTATCTGGTTGGAGCACCAAAGGGAAGTTTGCATGCCCCTATTGTCACTACGAGATTGATCATCATCACTTGAATAATAGTAACAAATCTTGCTACTGTGCTCATCGTCGATGGTTAGATGAAAATCATCCTTGGCGGCATGATATGTAG